Part of the Oncorhynchus masou masou isolate Uvic2021 chromosome 24, UVic_Omas_1.1, whole genome shotgun sequence genome is shown below.
ATAATGAAAACATAACAGCATAGGCAAATACCACCAATGTTAACAATattggtaataataataataataagcctgctaataataataactgagaaaaacacacattacacacacaactGCCACATACCAATTTTCATTTTAAAACTATTAACATTTAGGCTTATAAATGAATTCATGTAAAAACAATATTTTAAAAAGACTCAAATAATGATACACACCTTGACTTGACTTTCAGTCATTCCTAAAGAGTAAGCCAGTCGAGCTCTCTCTGGGCCAGCAAGGTATTTCGTCTGTTCAAAGGTTTTCTCCAATGCAAAAATTTGCTGTCCAGAAAAAGTTGGTCTGGAGTGTTTTTTCTTTCCATCCTTGTCGAGCATCATGTTTGCTTGAGCTACAAAAAAGATTGAAGAGTCTAGTCAAAAATATGTAAACACAACAGTGATTAGTATTTCATCATCAGTAGTAAACAGTTGTCACGAGTTTACTCCTGGAGAGAGACATCGTGTTGACTATCATAGCTAGGCTTAGAATATGCATTAAAACGGAAACCAATATAAATGGATAGCCCATCGAATTCGTTATGTATAGGTAGTTAATATAAGTTATTTACAAGGAGAACCAAAACATAGGTTACCGAACAAGTAAACAAGTATCCTAGGCTATTCAAGAGATGTCTACATTAAAAAAGTAAAACATAAAGATTTGTATAGCTGCATTTAAACATTTTTGCACTATACACAGCCAGATAACAAGCGTACCAGGACAGGGCACTCGTGGATCCCTCCAAGGGGAGCTCTGCATCACTCCAGGCCAGAATATGGGTGCTCTTCCTGGGAGATCCGTCAGGGGCTTCGGGTACCGAGAAACGGCTGCTGGGTTAAAGTACATTCCTGCGGTGGCCAAGCCGTTTATCCTTGGAAAGCCCGAGAGCAGCTGTCCAGCTGAGTTGATAGGTCTACCCAAGATATCGCTAATTCCATGTGGTGTCCCCAGGGCAAGCTGTGTGTTCAAATTATTGAGAGAAGGCGCCTTGAAGCCCGCATGATTCTGCAAAGTGTAGGGAAATAAAGACGTCTTCATCTCGGTCATGTTGTGCAATGCTGCCAGCGGTGTACTGCCTAGGACGAAAGCACTCTGCCTGTTCGCATCCATCTGCCCAACAGCTAACATTTGGGAGCATGAACCACCAAATTTGCTCGAGTAAATATAATAATAAACCGGAGAAAGTAATAAATATAAAGGCGCTGAACTGGTCGATAAGCAAAGGCCACTAGAGGAGCTTCTGAAGTATATCCTTGGATACCGCAGCCACTGGTTGAAACTTCAGAAAACAAAAACACTTCTTTAGGAGAGAAATTATC
Proteins encoded:
- the LOC135511668 gene encoding homeobox protein Nkx-6.2-like isoform X1 gives rise to the protein MLAVGQMDANRQSAFVLGSTPLAALHNMTEMKTSLFPYTLQNHAGFKAPSLNNLNTQLALGTPHGISDILGRPINSAGQLLSGFPRINGLATAGMYFNPAAVSRYPKPLTDLPGRAPIFWPGVMQSSPWRDPRVPCPDSSIFFVAQANMMLDKDGKKKHSRPTFSGQQIFALEKTFEQTKYLAGPERARLAYSLGMTESQVKVWFQNRRTKWRKRHAAEMATAKKKHDSETEKMKESSDNEDDDEYNKPLDPNSDDEKITRLLKKHKATNLSLISPCSNSSDTL
- the LOC135511668 gene encoding homeobox protein Nkx-6.2-like isoform X2, whose product is MLAVGQMDANRQSAFVLGSTPLAALHNMTEMKTSLFPYTLQNHAGFKAPSLNNLNTQLALGTPHGISDILGRPINSAGQLLSGFPRINGLATAGMYFNPAAVSRYPKPLTDLPGRAPIFWPGVMQSSPWRDPRVPCPAQANMMLDKDGKKKHSRPTFSGQQIFALEKTFEQTKYLAGPERARLAYSLGMTESQVKVWFQNRRTKWRKRHAAEMATAKKKHDSETEKMKESSDNEDDDEYNKPLDPNSDDEKITRLLKKHKATNLSLISPCSNSSDTL